In Camelus bactrianus isolate YW-2024 breed Bactrian camel chromosome 28, ASM4877302v1, whole genome shotgun sequence, a single window of DNA contains:
- the CD8A gene encoding T-cell surface glycoprotein CD8 alpha chain, translated as MASPVTALLLPLAWLLNTDTALGSHLFRMSPEKVQAHLGEQVKLDCEVLQPGQTSGCSWLYQKPEAASGPTFLAYISSSRSKMAEGLNTNYISAKKTRDSNFQLTLHRFREKDQGYYFCSVFINSVMHFSKLVQVFLPAKPTTTTVATPPPKRAPTNASLPVTPRPEACRPSAGSKDTSGMDFACDLYIWAPLAGTCAILLLSLVITVICNRRNRRRVCKCPRPVARQGGKPSPSERYI; from the exons ATGGCCTCTCCCGTGACCGCCCTGCTGCTGCCGCTGGCCTGGCTGCTGA ATACCGACACCGCCCTCGGGTCTCACTTGTTCCGGATGTCGCCAGAGAAGGTGCAGGCTCACCTGGGCGAGCAGGTGAAGCTGGACTGCGAGGTGCTGCAGCCCGGCCAGACGTCGGGCTGCTCCTGGCTCTACCAGAAGCCCGAGGCCGCCTCCGGACCCACATTCCTGGCGTACATCTCCAGCAGCCGGTCCAAGATGGCCGAGGGGCTGAACACCAACTACATCTCCGCCAAGAAGACCAGGGACTCCAACTTCCAGCTCACGCTGCACCGCTTCCGCGAGAAGGACCAAGGCTACTATTTCTGCTCGGTCTTCATCAACTCGGTTATGCACTTCAGCAAACTCGTGCAAGTCTTCTTGCCAG CGAAGCCCACCACCACGACAGTGGCGACGCCGCCACCCAAGCGGGCGCCCACCAACGCGTCGCTGCCCGTGACTCCGCGCCCAGAAGCATGCCGGCCCTCGGCGGGCAGCAAAG ATACAAGTGGCATGGACTTCGCCTGTGATCTCTACATCTGGGCGCCCCTGGCTGGGACCTGCGCCATCCTCCTTCTGTCACTAGTCATCACCGTCATCTGCAACCGCA GGAACCGAAGACGTGTCTGCAAATGTCCCAG GCCGGTGGCCAGACAGGGAGGCAAGCCCAGCCCTTCAGAGAGATACATCTAA